A stretch of Desulfobacter hydrogenophilus DNA encodes these proteins:
- a CDS encoding TIGR00730 family Rossman fold protein has product MRTPKTIQYPIDDFKSGESWRLFKIMGEFVDGIDELHDLGPAISIFGSARTAKDHPDYETARKTAACFAAGGYAVITGGGPGIMEAANLGASEQNGESVGLKIALPFEEKGNAYMTRSLDFNYFFIRKVMFVKYAQAYIIMPGGLGTMDEMFETLTLVQTQRIRKMPVILMNKEFWAGLLAWIKKTLTGNGLISPEDMDLFSLVDTPEQALEIVDNFYKRT; this is encoded by the coding sequence ATGAGAACACCCAAGACCATTCAGTATCCCATTGATGATTTCAAATCCGGCGAGTCATGGCGCCTGTTTAAAATTATGGGTGAATTTGTTGACGGTATAGACGAACTTCATGACCTGGGACCTGCCATATCTATTTTCGGTTCCGCGAGAACGGCCAAGGATCACCCTGATTATGAAACGGCAAGAAAGACAGCAGCCTGTTTTGCAGCCGGCGGTTATGCGGTCATTACGGGTGGCGGTCCGGGTATAATGGAAGCAGCAAACCTAGGCGCATCAGAGCAAAACGGGGAGTCCGTAGGTTTAAAAATCGCCCTGCCCTTTGAAGAAAAGGGCAATGCATATATGACCCGGTCTTTGGACTTTAATTATTTTTTTATCCGCAAGGTCATGTTTGTAAAATACGCCCAAGCCTATATTATTATGCCGGGAGGACTTGGCACCATGGACGAAATGTTTGAAACGCTGACGCTGGTCCAGACCCAGCGTATCCGAAAAATGCCTGTCATTTTAATGAATAAGGAATTCTGGGCAGGACTTCTGGCGTGGATCAAAAAAACACTTACCGGAAACGGATTAATCTCGCCCGAAGATATGGACCTGTTTTCATTAGTTGATACCCCGGAACAGGCACTTGAAATAGTCGATAACTTTTACAAACGAACTTAG
- the ptsP gene encoding phosphoenolpyruvate--protein phosphotransferase yields MKMNRTVTDQITLRGLSGSPGICIGKAYLVDREGVNLIKRYPVSPDMVPNEIDRFKNAVDKAKKDHARAIDSLGDDLSENLNILETHMVLFKDKMLYGKTIDTITSDHVNAEWALRRVSRRISRMFDQINDPYLRARGDDIIQVSDKIMTYLVGEAEIRISEINKRVIIVAHDLSPADTSQIQLEHIKGFITDRGGKDSHTSIVAKSLKIPSVLGLGNATANINNDAILIVDGSAGIVIINPDEDTLFRYEDKMARFAAYRADIERDSHLPAITADGIPINLLANIELVEEVVSAKDNKAAGIGLFRTEFLCLDLNRLPTEDQMLQKYGELAELMHPAPVTIRTLDINGDKFNPYIDPVKEANPALGLRAVRFCLENEGVFIAQIKAILRAAAFGNINLLIPMISCVEEIIGVKSCIDKAVIELESEDKIFNKDIPLGIMIEVPSAVMMARELAEYVDFFSIGTNDLIQYSMAIDRRNRRVAHLYQALNPAVLKMIRLIVDAAAEKNIEVFMCGEMAGDAINIPVLLGLGLTNLSMNAGAIPVIKKMIRSMNVSKARKDVQTIFGFQTVQKIVDYIQTEYRDLLPYKDNEE; encoded by the coding sequence ATGAAAATGAATAGAACCGTTACGGATCAAATCACTCTCCGGGGTCTCAGCGGCTCTCCCGGTATCTGTATTGGAAAGGCTTATCTTGTTGACCGGGAGGGTGTTAACCTTATTAAACGCTATCCTGTAAGCCCGGATATGGTTCCTAATGAAATAGACCGGTTTAAAAATGCAGTGGATAAAGCCAAAAAAGACCATGCCAGGGCTATTGATTCTCTTGGGGATGATTTAAGTGAGAATCTGAATATCCTTGAAACCCATATGGTTTTGTTCAAGGATAAGATGCTTTACGGAAAAACCATTGATACCATTACCAGTGATCATGTTAATGCTGAGTGGGCGCTTCGCCGGGTTTCCAGGCGTATCAGCCGGATGTTTGATCAAATCAATGATCCGTATCTTCGGGCCAGGGGTGATGATATCATTCAGGTTTCAGACAAGATAATGACTTATCTGGTGGGTGAAGCTGAAATTCGGATTAGCGAAATCAACAAACGCGTCATCATAGTCGCCCATGACCTTTCCCCCGCAGATACCAGCCAGATCCAGCTTGAGCATATCAAGGGATTCATAACGGACAGGGGCGGTAAGGACTCCCATACAAGCATCGTGGCAAAATCCCTTAAAATTCCTTCGGTGTTGGGACTTGGCAATGCCACGGCAAATATCAATAATGATGCTATCCTCATTGTAGATGGTTCCGCCGGAATTGTTATCATTAATCCGGATGAAGATACCCTGTTTCGATATGAAGATAAGATGGCGCGGTTTGCAGCCTACCGGGCTGATATTGAACGGGATAGCCATCTGCCTGCAATCACTGCCGACGGGATACCCATTAATCTTCTTGCCAATATAGAACTTGTGGAAGAGGTGGTGTCTGCCAAGGACAATAAAGCGGCTGGTATCGGATTATTCAGAACGGAATTTTTATGTCTGGATTTAAACCGGTTACCCACCGAGGACCAAATGCTGCAAAAATATGGGGAGCTTGCGGAACTAATGCACCCGGCGCCGGTGACCATCCGGACCCTGGATATCAACGGGGATAAATTTAATCCATATATAGATCCGGTGAAAGAGGCCAATCCTGCATTAGGTTTGAGGGCCGTCAGGTTTTGTCTGGAGAATGAAGGCGTTTTTATCGCCCAGATCAAAGCCATTTTACGGGCTGCGGCTTTTGGTAATATCAATCTTCTTATCCCTATGATTTCTTGTGTTGAGGAAATTATTGGCGTAAAGTCATGTATTGACAAGGCCGTTATTGAGCTTGAGTCCGAAGACAAAATATTTAATAAAGATATTCCTTTGGGAATTATGATTGAGGTGCCTTCCGCCGTGATGATGGCCCGGGAACTTGCCGAATACGTTGATTTTTTTAGTATCGGCACCAATGATTTGATTCAGTACTCCATGGCCATTGACCGGCGTAATCGCAGGGTGGCGCATCTTTACCAGGCATTAAACCCTGCGGTACTGAAAATGATCCGCCTCATCGTGGATGCGGCAGCCGAAAAAAATATTGAAGTGTTTATGTGCGGTGAAATGGCAGGAGACGCCATTAATATCCCTGTGCTTCTTGGTTTGGGACTGACCAATTTGTCAATGAACGCCGGTGCCATCCCTGTCATAAAAAAAATGATCCGGTCCATGAATGTTTCAAAAGCACGTAAAGATGTTCAGACGATCTTTGGCTTTCAAACGGTTCAGAAAATTGTTGATTATATCCAAACGGAATACAGGGACCTTCTGCCTTACAAGGATAACGAGGAATAA
- a CDS encoding HPr family phosphocarrier protein, producing the protein MDFQYSVLRQVTVVNDLGMHARPAAVIAGMAQDAGGGIWLSNGQSIVDAASIIEILSLCAVKGTKVTIFTEKEEDTNLADKIKDFFDIGFGENENE; encoded by the coding sequence TTGGATTTTCAATATTCAGTATTGCGGCAGGTAACTGTTGTCAATGACTTAGGAATGCATGCGCGGCCTGCAGCAGTAATTGCCGGAATGGCCCAGGACGCCGGTGGCGGCATCTGGTTGTCTAATGGACAAAGCATTGTGGATGCCGCAAGTATTATCGAAATTTTATCCCTGTGTGCGGTTAAAGGAACAAAGGTGACTATTTTTACGGAAAAAGAAGAAGATACTAACCTGGCAGATAAGATAAAAGATTTCTTTGATATCGGATTTGGGGAAAATGAAAATGAATAG
- a CDS encoding Uma2 family endonuclease, producing the protein MFTLIFIHCGDAKFEDSEFDTLINPVVIMEILSDSTGAFDRGKKFTYYRTIPTLREDILVSQDEYHVEQYIRSDEGKWEYHSYEGANQVLKMESVNCELPLYEIYWDIEFESK; encoded by the coding sequence ATATTTACCCTGATATTCATTCATTGTGGTGATGCAAAGTTTGAAGATAGTGAATTTGATACGCTGATAAACCCGGTTGTCATCATGGAAATTCTTTCAGATTCAACAGGAGCATTTGATAGAGGGAAAAAGTTTACTTATTACCGGACAATCCCGACACTTCGAGAAGATATCCTTGTTTCTCAAGATGAATATCATGTTGAACAATATATACGCAGCGATGAGGGCAAGTGGGAATATCATTCTTACGAAGGTGCAAACCAGGTTTTAAAGATGGAATCCGTTAATTGCGAATTGCCATTGTATGAAATTTATTGGGATATTGAATTTGAATCAAAATAA
- a CDS encoding YihY/virulence factor BrkB family protein — translation MSFKEFVRDRCSLQASALTLYTLLSIVPVMAMAFGIAKGFGFQKYLETRILSLFAGQEQIIQNVLTFSVNLLERTKGGLMAVLGIIFLMYALIKMMGHMEDIFNRIWRVRGSRLLIRKITDYISIAMAAGLLVIFSGSATIFVTGYLEKFMVILDLPVSLGRLLSFGLNIIPFLTVWIVFTFFYMFIPNKNVNIRAALAGGVIAGTIFQLAQITYLKFQVGVSTYNAIYGSFAAIPLFLFWLNASWTIVLFGAEISFVWEHFDVLQTEDPEYEHISVRMKKLILLRIAVFCVKRFAQGRAPVTSLSVADHLHLSVNITSVFMKKLVHSRILFKVSAPEPGFTPARDIECMTVMDVVTAFENMGKDDLYLGDTLELTALEQSLETFAAAAKQSSGERLLKDI, via the coding sequence ATGTCGTTCAAGGAATTTGTCCGGGACCGGTGCAGCCTGCAGGCATCTGCCTTAACCCTGTATACCCTGTTGTCCATTGTACCGGTTATGGCCATGGCATTCGGCATTGCCAAGGGTTTTGGTTTCCAGAAATATCTTGAAACCCGGATACTGTCTTTGTTTGCCGGCCAGGAACAGATCATCCAGAATGTTCTGACTTTTTCCGTCAATCTGCTGGAGAGAACCAAAGGCGGGCTCATGGCCGTGCTGGGCATCATCTTTTTGATGTATGCGCTGATAAAGATGATGGGCCACATGGAAGATATATTCAACCGGATCTGGCGGGTCAGGGGAAGCCGCCTTCTGATCCGCAAAATTACTGATTATATTTCCATTGCCATGGCTGCCGGGCTGCTGGTGATTTTTTCCGGCAGTGCCACCATTTTTGTCACCGGTTATCTGGAAAAATTCATGGTAATCCTTGATCTTCCAGTCAGCTTGGGCCGTCTGCTTTCTTTTGGTTTGAATATAATTCCATTTTTGACTGTCTGGATCGTATTTACCTTTTTTTATATGTTTATTCCCAATAAAAATGTGAATATCCGAGCCGCTCTGGCCGGAGGTGTAATTGCCGGCACCATTTTTCAGCTGGCCCAGATAACCTATCTGAAATTCCAGGTGGGGGTCTCCACCTATAATGCCATTTACGGCAGTTTTGCAGCCATACCGTTGTTTTTGTTCTGGTTAAATGCGTCCTGGACCATTGTGCTGTTCGGCGCTGAAATATCCTTTGTCTGGGAACATTTTGATGTGCTTCAGACAGAAGACCCGGAATATGAGCACATCAGTGTGCGGATGAAAAAATTGATCCTCCTCAGAATAGCGGTTTTTTGTGTGAAACGGTTTGCCCAGGGCAGAGCGCCGGTGACATCCTTATCCGTTGCCGATCATCTCCACCTGTCTGTGAACATTACATCGGTTTTTATGAAAAAACTGGTCCACAGCCGCATTCTGTTCAAAGTGAGTGCCCCTGAACCCGGCTTTACCCCGGCCCGGGACATTGAATGCATGACTGTCATGGATGTTGTTACAGCCTTTGAAAATATGGGAAAAGATGATCTGTATCTGGGAGACACACTGGAGTTGACAGCGCTGGAGCAGAGCCTGGAAACTTTTGCGGCAGCTGCCAAGCAGTCTTCCGGGGAGCGCCTCCTCAAAGATATCTGA
- a CDS encoding class I adenylate cyclase has protein sequence MDDSNPGFDRQTFDGYWKNLDEQQRKDLVLHAPQLPVYLGLLPILSSVFSTHYPLREVGKKSLTSMTFVIRKNIETPLENKPLKQAQAEAFQGAALIYRKIFMQMAFSDKSVLIQALMNIGNVGAFFAFKAIYLERVSQDVIKNCIKNLDDRLRLTFADQYLQANPAVRLRFAGLFRYVLAGVKQRQAVTWYYAGLFDRGRDVDPYLNNIDASLRNPLLIEENELLSPDYQDRIAGLKAISMMRSKVPLRVFKKALAQETVKKIRMAVYGLIENSSFGLYPELFEPVLQRLQHAKTNEAVSAFKALVVTGRHPFHKVMEIVRNTNASIIPIIHMEISALSRLSFFALQDIALNKDAYQGENYDINLACIFGMIKKRPERVVRILKENVGLCGSDRIRKEVDRLMVKTQSLLLKERKSIAAPFKDIQTQMPEKKSMVTFFKSIFKDPVQKKLDDLKQRIIPQDLDLEKAVIRDLDLSGLDLTRSVLNLTHAQIVNTLMTGIHVSGGICRNTLFYNMNLNGAVFDLTCFDNAVFVNVSAQNTKFSQCSFQNASFYNCNFNGADMSDALFIEAIMAKSSFNETNLTCAVFAHARLSGLSFANAWLHMADFTNARARFCRFASHAAMDLRTRDLNYNDREYQLSFNDLPRIDPRVVNEINMLIFCEFIHFGQAKFLKQNKLSLLAAFDIFKPEQADFFQLLPLLLHENIAMPETSNVPSSTPCGVADYLPSREVERVGRQYLGGANVLIRRHPDPCILAIYSMGSVGSVAQTAESDIDYWICIDEKRLGGQAIDLLRRKFDALEGMALDRFKIQVTFFLVDIFKARDNDFGGSSQESSGSAQARLLKEEFYRTMIHVAGRLPLWTALPTSISINYYNLIFDCINRLPGTKRYIDLGDIHAVPRNEYFGASIWQMFKWLKSPFKSVIKMALLEKYINTYGREPMLCNEYKNEWMNSGTHLKPGQNDSYIILLNTMIQFYMKSGDTRSIKLLLTCFFLKLGITKQSELDSSVFGLRRILLGRCLREWEWTQEKVFEIGRFKSWPYAAIHRLSLTIEQYMITRYTDLKSRFRDDAELAISEQDRMVLERKVDIQFQDKPGKIKKLLLISSGDRHFSKLYLRYLVPSGKRYGQWELIHKPSIQTGMDEESILTANSVEEIGAWLIHNHLYTDHTFLTMAPNPTEVSHDSIEKLYRAMYDFFTPELAKSFSFDALKKRSFITSLFISVNFYAERPSGRISDFTLIYLNSWEEMFLRTTILKIPVADLEPVKKHICTGLGLKQLPENTVFHVPRRGASMMI, from the coding sequence ATGGATGACTCTAATCCTGGATTTGATCGTCAAACCTTTGATGGTTATTGGAAGAACCTTGATGAACAACAGCGTAAGGACCTGGTCCTTCATGCGCCACAATTACCAGTTTACCTTGGTCTTCTGCCAATTTTAAGCAGTGTTTTTTCAACCCATTACCCTTTAAGGGAAGTGGGAAAAAAAAGTTTAACCTCAATGACTTTTGTTATTCGGAAGAATATTGAAACACCGCTGGAAAATAAACCGTTGAAACAGGCACAGGCCGAAGCATTTCAGGGGGCAGCCCTGATTTACCGCAAGATCTTTATGCAAATGGCATTTTCAGATAAAAGCGTCCTTATCCAGGCGCTTATGAATATTGGGAATGTCGGCGCTTTTTTTGCCTTCAAAGCCATTTACCTGGAACGGGTGTCACAGGATGTGATAAAAAATTGTATCAAGAATCTGGATGACCGGCTTCGTTTGACTTTTGCCGATCAATATCTGCAGGCAAATCCTGCTGTCCGTCTGCGTTTTGCCGGCTTGTTTCGCTATGTGCTTGCCGGCGTTAAGCAGCGTCAGGCCGTGACCTGGTACTATGCAGGTCTGTTTGACCGGGGCCGGGATGTTGACCCTTATTTGAATAATATTGACGCATCGTTGCGAAACCCTTTACTCATAGAAGAGAATGAGCTGTTGTCCCCGGATTATCAAGATAGGATTGCCGGCCTTAAAGCCATCTCAATGATGCGATCAAAGGTGCCTTTACGAGTTTTTAAAAAAGCGTTGGCCCAAGAAACCGTAAAAAAGATCAGGATGGCTGTATACGGTCTGATTGAAAATTCATCCTTTGGGCTGTACCCGGAACTGTTCGAGCCCGTGCTTCAGCGGCTTCAGCACGCCAAAACCAATGAGGCCGTCAGCGCGTTTAAAGCCCTTGTTGTGACCGGCAGACATCCTTTTCACAAGGTCATGGAGATAGTTCGAAATACGAACGCTTCCATTATTCCCATCATCCACATGGAAATTTCGGCGCTGTCCAGACTCTCCTTTTTTGCGCTCCAGGACATTGCCCTGAATAAGGATGCCTATCAGGGTGAAAATTATGATATCAACCTGGCATGTATTTTCGGGATGATAAAAAAACGTCCGGAACGGGTGGTCAGGATTTTAAAAGAGAACGTAGGTCTTTGCGGCTCGGACCGGATCAGGAAAGAAGTGGACAGGCTCATGGTAAAAACCCAAAGTCTGCTGCTCAAGGAACGCAAAAGTATTGCCGCTCCTTTTAAGGACATCCAGACACAAATGCCCGAAAAAAAATCCATGGTCACCTTTTTCAAATCCATATTCAAGGATCCGGTCCAAAAAAAACTGGATGATTTAAAGCAGCGGATTATTCCCCAGGATCTGGATCTCGAGAAAGCAGTTATTCGGGACCTGGATCTGTCCGGGCTGGATTTAACCCGATCCGTTCTTAATCTGACCCATGCACAGATTGTTAATACGTTGATGACAGGCATTCATGTGTCAGGCGGTATATGCCGCAATACCCTGTTTTACAATATGAATCTGAATGGGGCTGTGTTTGATTTGACCTGTTTTGATAATGCTGTTTTTGTCAATGTATCTGCCCAAAATACAAAATTCAGTCAGTGCAGTTTTCAAAACGCCTCTTTTTATAATTGTAATTTCAATGGGGCAGACATGAGCGATGCTCTGTTCATTGAGGCAATCATGGCAAAATCTTCTTTTAACGAAACAAATTTGACCTGTGCTGTTTTTGCACATGCGCGACTATCAGGCCTTTCCTTTGCTAATGCCTGGCTTCATATGGCGGATTTCACTAATGCGAGGGCCCGGTTTTGCCGGTTTGCATCGCATGCGGCCATGGATCTGCGTACCCGGGATCTAAATTATAATGACAGGGAATACCAACTCAGCTTCAATGACCTGCCAAGAATTGATCCCAGGGTAGTTAATGAAATCAACATGCTCATTTTCTGTGAGTTTATTCATTTCGGACAGGCAAAATTTCTCAAACAGAATAAATTGAGTCTTCTGGCTGCCTTTGATATCTTTAAGCCGGAACAGGCGGATTTTTTTCAACTTCTTCCTTTATTGCTCCATGAAAATATTGCGATGCCGGAAACCAGCAACGTTCCGTCGTCAACGCCTTGTGGCGTGGCAGATTATTTGCCTTCAAGGGAGGTCGAACGGGTTGGCCGGCAATATCTGGGAGGCGCCAATGTTCTCATCCGCCGGCATCCGGATCCTTGCATTCTTGCGATATATTCCATGGGAAGTGTTGGGTCTGTTGCCCAGACTGCCGAGTCCGACATTGATTATTGGATTTGTATAGATGAAAAACGGTTGGGTGGCCAGGCAATCGATCTTTTGCGCCGGAAATTTGATGCCCTGGAAGGCATGGCTCTGGATCGGTTTAAAATTCAGGTCACCTTTTTTCTTGTGGATATTTTCAAAGCTCGTGATAATGACTTTGGCGGTTCCTCCCAGGAAAGTTCAGGCTCTGCCCAGGCCCGGTTGCTCAAGGAGGAGTTTTACCGGACCATGATCCATGTGGCAGGCAGGCTACCATTGTGGACGGCGCTTCCAACCAGCATCAGTATCAATTACTATAATCTGATTTTTGACTGCATCAATCGTCTGCCCGGTACTAAACGGTATATTGACCTGGGTGATATTCATGCCGTACCACGAAATGAATATTTTGGCGCGTCTATCTGGCAGATGTTTAAGTGGCTGAAAAGCCCTTTTAAATCAGTTATTAAAATGGCTTTGCTGGAAAAATACATAAATACCTATGGCCGGGAACCCATGCTGTGCAATGAGTATAAAAATGAATGGATGAATTCAGGGACCCATCTGAAGCCGGGGCAGAACGATTCCTATATTATTTTGCTCAATACCATGATTCAGTTTTATATGAAGTCGGGAGATACTCGTTCCATCAAGCTTTTGCTCACCTGTTTTTTTCTTAAATTGGGAATTACAAAACAATCGGAGTTGGATTCCAGTGTTTTTGGCCTGCGACGCATCCTTTTGGGAAGGTGCCTGCGGGAATGGGAGTGGACCCAGGAGAAGGTGTTTGAGATCGGCCGGTTTAAATCCTGGCCTTATGCCGCCATTCACCGCCTTTCCTTGACCATAGAACAGTATATGATAACACGGTACACGGACCTTAAAAGCCGGTTCAGGGATGATGCCGAGCTGGCGATTTCCGAGCAGGATCGTATGGTCCTTGAGCGCAAGGTGGACATTCAGTTCCAGGATAAGCCGGGTAAAATTAAAAAACTGCTTTTAATTTCAAGTGGAGATCGTCATTTTTCAAAGCTTTATCTGAGATACCTGGTTCCGTCCGGAAAAAGATACGGCCAGTGGGAATTGATCCATAAACCCTCTATCCAGACCGGGATGGATGAAGAATCTATACTCACGGCAAATTCGGTGGAAGAGATTGGAGCCTGGCTGATTCACAATCATCTTTATACGGACCACACTTTTTTGACCATGGCGCCTAATCCCACTGAAGTTTCCCACGACAGCATTGAAAAACTTTACAGGGCCATGTATGATTTTTTTACTCCTGAATTAGCAAAATCGTTTAGTTTTGATGCATTAAAAAAAAGGTCATTCATTACAAGTCTTTTTATTTCCGTCAATTTCTATGCGGAAAGACCCAGCGGCAGAATTTCAGATTTTACATTGATTTACCTGAACTCCTGGGAAGAGATGTTTTTGCGCACCACTATACTTAAAATACCGGTGGCGGATCTTGAACCGGTTAAAAAACATATCTGCACAGGGCTTGGTTTAAAGCAGTTGCCCGAAAACACCGTTTTTCATGTCCCAAGAAGGGGGGCTTCAATGATGATTTGA
- the parE gene encoding DNA topoisomerase IV subunit B: MNLFDGRIQDKTADQGYDARSIEVLKGLDPVKRRPGMYTDTSSPDHLAFEVIDNSVDEAIAGFATRIDVTLTQDNRIIVSDNGRGMPVDIHPEEGISGVELIMTKLHAGAKFSNKDYAFSGGLHGVGVSVVNALSIHLCIDICRDKKRYTIEFQNGAKTKDLEEVGKAANTGTTLNFKPDSAYFDTDQFNVVAIRAALKSKAVLCQGLTTTFTVEQTGETDSWHYDQGLDQYFQEMISSSKTIFPEPFTGSADNDDLKAVWAVNWGLEDALDIEESYVNLIPTKLGGTHVNGFRSGLLESVKEFCKFRNLLPKGVFLTPEDIWQNVGYVLSVKLVEAQFSGQTKERLSSRHCASLVNIQVRDAFSLWLNQNVALGEALALAAIENARRRERKRKKVTLKTRTSGASLPAKLSDCTSDDQRQRELFFVEGDSAGGSAKQARDRRFQAIMPLRGKILNTWDLSSSAILESKEIRDISQVLGVVPGSKDISKLRYNKLCILADADSDGLHIATLLCALFLKHFPEVVRQGHVFVAMPPLYRVDKGKEVFYALDDSEKNAIIKRLSRRKKPSKINVQRFKGLGEMNPSQLRETTIAPDSRRLVQLTITDEPDAGEQNTGTARENEELSSALSENKCPPDSPATDNVRTSEKDDVFQVMDMLLSKKRARDRKRWIETHGVIKEI; the protein is encoded by the coding sequence ATGAACTTATTTGATGGCAGAATACAGGACAAGACCGCAGACCAAGGGTATGATGCCCGGTCCATCGAGGTGCTCAAGGGCCTTGATCCGGTCAAGCGCAGACCTGGCATGTACACGGACACATCAAGCCCGGACCATCTGGCCTTTGAAGTTATTGACAACAGTGTCGATGAGGCCATTGCAGGTTTTGCCACACGCATTGATGTCACCCTGACACAGGACAACAGAATCATTGTATCGGACAACGGCCGGGGAATGCCCGTGGACATTCACCCCGAGGAAGGTATTTCCGGTGTCGAACTGATCATGACCAAGCTGCATGCAGGCGCCAAATTCTCAAACAAGGATTATGCTTTTTCCGGCGGGCTTCATGGGGTAGGTGTTTCGGTGGTCAATGCCCTGTCTATTCATCTGTGCATTGATATTTGCCGGGACAAAAAACGGTACACAATTGAATTTCAAAACGGCGCTAAAACAAAAGACCTGGAAGAGGTCGGAAAAGCCGCCAATACGGGAACTACGCTGAATTTTAAACCGGATTCGGCCTATTTTGATACAGATCAATTCAATGTGGTCGCCATCCGGGCAGCGCTTAAATCCAAGGCGGTTCTGTGCCAGGGGCTGACCACCACCTTTACCGTTGAACAAACCGGAGAAACCGACTCCTGGCATTACGACCAGGGCCTGGATCAATATTTTCAAGAAATGATCAGCAGCTCCAAGACTATTTTTCCGGAACCGTTCACAGGATCTGCTGACAATGATGATTTAAAGGCTGTATGGGCGGTGAACTGGGGGCTGGAAGATGCTCTTGACATTGAGGAGAGCTATGTCAACCTTATTCCCACAAAACTTGGGGGTACCCATGTCAACGGTTTCAGGTCCGGCTTGCTGGAATCTGTTAAAGAGTTCTGCAAATTTCGAAACCTTCTGCCTAAAGGTGTGTTTCTTACCCCTGAGGATATCTGGCAAAATGTGGGATATGTACTGTCCGTAAAACTTGTGGAAGCCCAGTTTTCAGGCCAGACCAAAGAACGTCTCTCCTCACGGCACTGTGCAAGCCTGGTTAATATTCAAGTCCGGGACGCTTTTAGTTTATGGCTGAACCAAAATGTGGCGTTAGGCGAAGCCCTTGCCCTGGCAGCCATTGAAAATGCCAGACGTCGTGAAAGAAAACGCAAAAAAGTGACGCTGAAAACCCGGACCAGCGGAGCCTCTTTACCGGCCAAATTGTCAGACTGCACCAGTGATGACCAAAGACAGCGGGAGCTTTTTTTTGTGGAGGGAGACTCTGCCGGCGGTTCGGCCAAGCAGGCCAGAGACAGACGCTTCCAGGCCATCATGCCCTTGCGGGGAAAAATTTTAAATACCTGGGATTTAAGTTCTTCAGCCATACTTGAATCCAAGGAAATCCGTGATATTTCCCAGGTATTAGGTGTAGTCCCGGGATCAAAGGATATTTCCAAACTGCGCTACAACAAATTATGTATTTTGGCTGATGCAGACTCCGATGGTCTGCATATTGCGACCCTCTTGTGTGCACTTTTTCTAAAACACTTCCCGGAAGTGGTGCGGCAGGGCCATGTATTTGTTGCCATGCCCCCCCTTTACCGGGTTGACAAGGGAAAAGAGGTATTTTATGCCCTCGATGATTCAGAAAAAAACGCCATCATCAAGCGATTGAGCCGCAGAAAAAAGCCATCCAAAATCAATGTCCAACGTTTCAAGGGCTTAGGGGAGATGAACCCATCCCAGCTACGGGAGACCACCATTGCCCCGGACTCCCGGCGCCTAGTCCAGTTAACAATTACGGACGAACCAGACGCCGGCGAACAAAACACCGGCACGGCACGGGAAAACGAAGAATTGTCATCAGCCTTATCTGAAAACAAATGTCCCCCTGACTCCCCGGCAACAGATAATGTCCGAACGTCAGAAAAGGATGATGTATTCCAGGTCATGGATATGCTTTTGAGCAAAAAAAGGGCCCGGGACCGGAAACGCTGGATTGAAACCCATGGAGTAATCAAAGAGATTTAA
- a CDS encoding PLDc N-terminal domain-containing protein — MGYRKDNRKLRINREKVFWTLLILFLPVLGFLLWIVGGPRK; from the coding sequence ATGGGCTATCGTAAAGACAATCGAAAGCTCCGTATCAACAGGGAAAAAGTATTCTGGACCCTTCTGATACTTTTTCTCCCCGTATTGGGGTTTCTTCTTTGGATTGTTGGTGGACCACGAAAGTGA
- the smpB gene encoding SsrA-binding protein SmpB → MNAQYTKLIANNKKARHNYHIDDEYEAGIVLVGSEVKAIREGRVSFKDSYADIKRGEVFLRRLHISPYEFAYNANHESLRTRKLLLHSHEIKKLVGKIKEQGYTLVPLKIYFKNDKIKILLGLGKGKKLYDKRESIKQRDVKRDMDRERKKYS, encoded by the coding sequence ATGAACGCACAGTACACCAAACTGATTGCCAACAATAAAAAAGCTCGGCACAATTACCACATTGATGATGAATATGAAGCCGGTATTGTACTGGTGGGCTCAGAGGTTAAAGCCATTAGGGAGGGCAGGGTCAGTTTCAAGGATTCTTACGCAGATATTAAGCGCGGAGAAGTTTTTTTGCGTCGGCTCCACATTTCTCCTTATGAGTTCGCATATAATGCCAATCATGAATCCCTGCGCACCCGGAAGCTTTTGTTGCATAGTCATGAAATTAAAAAACTTGTCGGCAAAATAAAAGAACAGGGGTATACCCTGGTACCGTTAAAAATTTATTTTAAAAATGACAAAATAAAGATACTCTTGGGCCTTGGTAAAGGCAAAAAGCTTTACGACAAAAGGGAATCCATTAAGCAGCGGGATGTTAAACGGGATATGGATCGTGAAAGGAAAAAATATTCTTGA